A genomic stretch from Kwoniella europaea PYCC6329 chromosome 2, complete sequence includes:
- a CDS encoding cystathionine beta-synthase produces MSGETQPQHHWQGVLASALDAVGHTPLIKLQRIANEEGLKCNLLGKCEFFSAGGSVKDRIAKRMVEHAEKQGVLIPGQSIVIEPTRIGLALACAIKGYQCIITLPAKMSLEKEVMLRALGAEIVRTPTEAAWDSPESHIGVARKLQKSIPGGVILDQYSNPHNPLAHYYGTYEEIMHSLKTSDLPRKDVTLLVAGAGTGGTITGLGRAIRDYEASLPHTNGNSASRGRTTIIAVDPEGSILGGGEPGNYQVEGIGYDFFPEVLDPNPPVVDKWLKTNDEEAFDATKRLIRKEGLFVGGSSGSALSGTLRYLHSEEGKHIAEDSDANVVVILPDGVRNYISKPWFLETSKLPMGENMDEKEDIKSTIRKILGRDLNDVQSVVNSKTEKGEDLENGD; encoded by the exons ATGAGCGGCGAGACTCAACCCCAACATCATTGGCAAGGTGTTCTTGCATCGGCATTGGACGCAGTGGGTCATACTCCTTTAATCAAGTTACAGCGGATAGccaatgaagaaggattaaAATGTAACCTAT TGGGGAAATGCGAGTTCTTCTCTGCAGGTGGAAGTGTTAAAGATAGGATagcaaag CGAATGGTAGAGCACGCTGAGAAACAAGGTGTTTTGATACCTGGACAAAGTATAGTCATTGAGCCTACCA GAATTGGTCTCGCTCTTGCTTGCGCTATAAAAGGATATCA GTGTATAATCACACTTCCGGCCAAGATGAGTctggagaaagaagtgatgCTGCGTGCACTGGGAGCCGAAATAGTCAGGACACC AACCGAAGCAGC CTGGGACAGCCCGGAGAGCCATATTG GTGTCGCGCGAAAGTTGCAGAAATCAATACCTGGAGGTGTGATTTTAGATCAATACTCCAATCCTCATAATCCCCTAGCTCACTATTATGGTACATACGAGGAGATCATG CATTCGCTCAAAACGTCTGATCTACCACGTAAAGATGTAACTCTCCTGGTCGCAGGCGCAGGTACAGGCGGTACAATCACAGGTTTAGGACGTGCTATCAGGGATTACgaagcttctttacctcATACCAATGGAAATTCTGCTTCTCGTGGTAGAACGACCATAATAGCTGTTGATCCCGAAGGATCAATATTGGGTGGAGGTGAACCTGGAAATTACCAAGTGGAAGGTATAGGATAT GATTTCTTCCCTGAGGTTTTAGATCCAAACCCACCAGTGGTAGATAAATGGTTAAAGAccaatgatgaagaggctTTTGACGCTACCAAGCGGCTGAT TCGAAAAGAAGGACTGTTCGTAGGTGGTTCATCCGGATCAGCTCTATCCGGGACCCTACGGTACCTCCATtcggaagaaggaaaacATATAGCGGAAGATTCAGATGCCAATGTAGTAGTGATCTTACCGGATGGAGTACGAAATTACATCTCCAAACCTTGGTTCCTTGAGACGTCTAAACTGCCTATGGGGGAGAAtatggatgagaaagaggatatcaaaAGTACTATTCGGAAGATATTAGGTAGGGATCTGAATGACGTTCAGAGCGTGGTGAATAGTAAAActgagaaaggagaggatttggagaatggtGATTAA